A genome region from Christensenella minuta includes the following:
- a CDS encoding HU family DNA-binding protein: MNKKELVGKVAEKTGIMKRDVETVTDAILEEIRETLAADGKVQLMGFGAFEVRSRAARNGKNPRTGETIRMPEVKLPAFKAGKLLKDAVR; encoded by the coding sequence ATGAACAAAAAAGAACTGGTGGGTAAAGTGGCGGAAAAAACGGGAATTATGAAAAGGGATGTCGAAACCGTGACGGACGCGATCCTTGAAGAGATCAGGGAAACGCTTGCCGCAGACGGAAAAGTGCAGCTGATGGGGTTTGGCGCATTCGAGGTAAGGAGCCGCGCGGCGCGCAACGGCAAGAATCCGAGGACTGGGGAAACAATCCGTATGCCGGAGGTAAAGCTTCCCGCATTCAAGGCGGGGAAGCTGCTTAAGGATGCGGTCAGGTAA
- a CDS encoding MIP family channel protein, with product MKKYVAEFIGTFVLVLFGCGTAALSGGIGGVTGIVGIALAFGLSIVAMAYCIGNVSGCHINPAVSFAMLISKRMSGKDFVGYVIGQVLGAIAASAVLMAIVNNADLGGIAATGLGQNGFGEASSVGLSMGGAFLVEVILTFVFVLTAMGVTASEKMGSVAGVVIGLTLAFVHIMGIPLTGTSVNPARSLAPAIFMGGQALEQVWLFIAAPLVGAALAALVWVFLIKSKKEQLA from the coding sequence ATGAAGAAGTATGTTGCGGAATTTATCGGTACGTTTGTGCTGGTATTATTCGGCTGCGGTACGGCGGCGCTTTCGGGCGGCATCGGCGGCGTGACCGGGATCGTGGGCATCGCGCTTGCGTTCGGTCTTTCCATCGTTGCGATGGCATATTGCATCGGGAACGTTTCGGGCTGCCACATCAACCCGGCGGTATCCTTTGCGATGCTGATTTCCAAGCGCATGAGCGGCAAGGATTTCGTGGGCTATGTAATCGGGCAGGTGCTTGGCGCAATCGCTGCAAGCGCAGTGCTGATGGCCATCGTAAACAACGCTGACCTCGGCGGTATCGCGGCGACGGGCCTTGGACAGAACGGCTTCGGGGAAGCGTCGTCGGTCGGTCTTTCCATGGGCGGCGCGTTCCTCGTGGAAGTGATCCTGACGTTTGTGTTCGTGCTGACGGCCATGGGGGTGACTGCCTCGGAAAAGATGGGTTCAGTCGCGGGCGTTGTGATCGGCCTTACGCTGGCATTTGTGCACATCATGGGCATCCCGCTGACGGGTACGTCCGTAAACCCGGCGCGGAGCCTTGCCCCGGCGATCTTTATGGGCGGGCAGGCGCTGGAGCAGGTCTGGCTGTTCATCGCGGCCCCGCTTGTCGGCGCGGCGCTTGCGGCGCTCGTGTGGGTGTTCCTCATAAAAAGCAAGAAGGAACAGCTTGCATAA